The Pseudomonadota bacterium nucleotide sequence ACGATCGCTAGGGATTCCGTCCGCTTGCGCAATCCGCGACCCCGCCTTGCGCCCCGTGATCATCGGACCTATCAGATTCTGTCGCTTGCGCGCGGCATACCAGCTGATGGCGAGCAGGTGTAGGCCGATCACCCAAGGGATCAGTTGGCCGTTGATCTTGTGCACGGTGGTGAGGGTCTCCGCCCACTCCGCCGGGATCGCGCCATTCCACGGGCCGAAGTAGGCGAGCTCGTCGCTCGCGAACAACCCGGTGGCGGCTTGCACCGCCAACATGCCCAGCATGAGCAGGATGGC carries:
- a CDS encoding cytochrome b/b6 domain-containing protein, coding for VLWGIVGSRHARFASFLKGPAHVLRYARTLGQRDSAPSPGHNPLGAMAILLMLGMLAVQAATGLFASDELAYFGPWNGAIPAEWAETLTTVHKINGQLIPWVIGLHLLAISWYAARKRQNLIGPMITGRKAGSRIAQADGIPSDRTVLALVLAALVAGGVWAVVALAPPPPMPDGLF